The Hymenobacter oligotrophus genome segment GGTGTGGTCGGCCTACGCGGCGCAGCCGCTGCTCTCGGTGCCGCTGCTGCTGCTGGCGCTGCTGAGTTTGCTCGGCGGCTTGTCGTTCGAAATAGCCCGCAAAATTAAAACGCCCGAAGCCGAGCGCACCGGCGTCGATTCGTACTCCCGCTCCCTGGGTTACGTGGGCGCTATTGTGGCCGTGCTGGTGGTGTTGCTGGCCGGCGTGCTGGTGCAAGGCTATTTGCTGAACTTGCTGGCCACGCGCCTATGGCCCTTTGCCCTAATGGGCGTGCTGTATCTGGTAACGGTAGTGGCTTACCTAGGCAGCCTGGCTAAGCCGCGCCCCAAAACCCTGAAAGTGGCCGAGCTGCTGGTGTCGCTGTTCATGCTCACGAGCTACGTGTCCATCATCGTCGAAATTGCCGCTCGACTCTGGTAGATTAAGCGTGTGTTTGGGCTTTTCTACAACGACACTTTGAACGTCATGCTGAGCGAAGCCGAAAGATTTCGCCGGATAGTATTGTCATCCCTCATCTGGCGTACGCCAAGCCAAGGACCTTCTCACGCCCGAATAGCTTTCCCTAGGTCGTGTCATATTGAGCAAAGCGAGACATCTGGCAGCTGAATTCAAATAGCCCCCACTCCCCTCTCTTTTGGAGAGGGGAGTGGGGGCGAGGTTTCGGTAGAGATGCTTCAACTTCGCTCAGCATGACATATACTATCTAGCGAGATGTCTCGACAAGCTCGACATGACGTTCAGCCGAAGCGGTAGAGATGCTTCGGCTGCGCTCAGCATGACCTAGACTTAAATTCTTAAACAGGCTTTAATTTCCTGTTCCATAATCGTCCGCCATTTGCCTCAGCAGCACACTTCGCCGCGCTGCTCTCCATCACCTCGCACCTGCATGATTCTGACCTCCGCCGAACCGCAGCCCCTACGCCATGCCGTGGGCGGCAAAGCCGCTGGCTTGTACCGCCTGCAAGGCGCCGGCGTGCGCGTGCCCGACTTTGTGGTATTGCCGGCCGAGCAGTTCGAAGCGCTTCTCCTAGGTGCTGGCACCGACGCCGATGGCGTGCAGCAACGCCGCGATAAGCTTTTGCACTTTCAGTTAGCGGATGCTGACCGCGCCACGCTCGTAGCCCAACTGCAGCAGTGGAGTTTCCCACAGCAGCCCGTGGTAGTGCGCTCGTCGGTAGCTGATGAAGACGGCCGCCACGACGCCTTTGCGGGGCTGATGGACACCTTTCTGAACCTGACTACGCTGGAGGCCGTGGAGCAGGCCATTGCCCGCTGCGCCGCCAGTGCTTACTCCGAGCGCGTTGTGGCTTACCGGCAGCAAAAAGGCTTGCCACTGGCAGCGCGGCCAGCTGTTATTATTCAGCAGCAAATTGAGCCCACAGCCAGCGGAGTGCTGTTCTCAACCTTTCCGGAGTACCCGCAGGAGTTGGCCGTGCACGCCGTGTGGGGCTTCGGCGAAGGCTTGGTGAGCGGTGCCTTGGCGCCCGACGAGTTCTACTTCAGCAAGCAGACCGGGCAGGTGCACCGCCAAATCATTGCCAGCAAAGACCAGCAGTTTGTGGCCCGCCCCGAAGGTGGGCTAATGATGCAGGCTGTACCCCCTGCACAGCAACACGAGCCTTGCCTGAGTGCCGCGCACCTAGGGCAGCTTTTCGGCATCGGTACGCAGCTGGAACAGGCCTTTGGCGGCCCGCAGGATGTGGAGTTTGTGGTGGCTGGCGAGCAGCTGTGGGTGGTGCAGGCGCGGCCCATTACGCAGCCCATTCCGGAGGTGGTGGTGTACGACAACTCCAACATTCAGGAAAGTTACTGCGGCGTAACCACGCCCCTCACGTTCAGCTTTGCGCAGCGGGCCTACGCCACCGTGTACCGCCAAACCATGCACGCCCTAGGTTTGCCAAAGGCCGAAATTGCGGCGCACGAGCCCGTTGTAACGCAGCTGCTCGGGTTGGTGAAAGGCCGCATTTATTACAACATTAACAACTGGTACCGCGGCCTGCAATTGCTGCCTTCGTTTCGGCAAAACAAGGCCGATATGGAGCGCATGATGGGTCTCGAAGAACCCGTTGACTTTGTGCAGACGCAGGAGAAAAGCCTGCCCGCCAAGTTGCGCATGGCCCCGCGGCTGGTGCTTAACCTGACGCGGCTGATGTGGGCTTTTTCGCGCCTCGAGGCTGCCGTAAAGGCGTTTCATGCCTGCTTCGAGCAACATTACCAGCGTTTCTACCGGCTGCAGCTCAGCCAGTTTAGCACCGACGCGCTGCTGGCCGAAAAAGCGCGCCTCGACGACGAACTGCTTGGCAACTGGAGCACGCCCATCGTCAACGATTTTTACGTGATGATGACAAACGGCCGCGCCGTGCGCCTGCTGCAAAAAGCCGGCGCCGCCGAGCCGGAGGAACTACTGCGCCGCTACCTGGCCGGCGACCAAGACCTGGCCAGCACGCAGCCCACCAAGCATATGCTGGCCCTGGCCAACTTGGTGCGCCCCAACGCCGCGCTGCGCCAGCTCATTCTGGCACAGCGCACCGATTTGCCCGAGCAAATGCAGCAACAGGCACCCGAGTTTGCGCACGAGGTAGCCACGTTCATCAGCCGC includes the following:
- a CDS encoding PEP/pyruvate-binding domain-containing protein, whose translation is MILTSAEPQPLRHAVGGKAAGLYRLQGAGVRVPDFVVLPAEQFEALLLGAGTDADGVQQRRDKLLHFQLADADRATLVAQLQQWSFPQQPVVVRSSVADEDGRHDAFAGLMDTFLNLTTLEAVEQAIARCAASAYSERVVAYRQQKGLPLAARPAVIIQQQIEPTASGVLFSTFPEYPQELAVHAVWGFGEGLVSGALAPDEFYFSKQTGQVHRQIIASKDQQFVARPEGGLMMQAVPPAQQHEPCLSAAHLGQLFGIGTQLEQAFGGPQDVEFVVAGEQLWVVQARPITQPIPEVVVYDNSNIQESYCGVTTPLTFSFAQRAYATVYRQTMHALGLPKAEIAAHEPVVTQLLGLVKGRIYYNINNWYRGLQLLPSFRQNKADMERMMGLEEPVDFVQTQEKSLPAKLRMAPRLVLNLTRLMWAFSRLEAAVKAFHACFEQHYQRFYRLQLSQFSTDALLAEKARLDDELLGNWSTPIVNDFYVMMTNGRAVRLLQKAGAAEPEELLRRYLAGDQDLASTQPTKHMLALANLVRPNAALRQLILAQRTDLPEQMQQQAPEFAHEVATFISRYGDRTVGELKLETQTMRTNPQIFYQYLRNYLAAEAPASLGTPGSHEVLTEAQAEVKALLAGKPWLLQRQVRRQLQQLQQAIRNRESLRLERTRLFGMYRALYLAMGEKLAATGLLQQPRQIFFLTEAEATTTLKEGHMADLPATLAARQQEFSANQRADVPARVVVPSPPLAPAEHIETSEALMRGTGCYPGQVSGEVLVITSPEDNLGVAGKIVCALRTDPGWAALFPACRAVIIEKGSSLSHSVILLRELGIPTIINVPGITRRLRSGQFVRLDGATGEIELM